The Aspergillus luchuensis IFO 4308 DNA, chromosome 4, nearly complete sequence DNA window AGAAGGCTACCATGAGGGTGATTGAAATCTGCACTGCATGATCAGTCAACGGACTAGCGCAAATACAATATTAGACAAACCCTCCTGCCAAACACTCAGCTCTTGCACGTTATTGATCAAGGAAGCATCGTAGCCTTGAGTAAACTCGCTGAACATGAGAAAGAACAGCATCAAGTTCAGCTTTCGTAGACCGGTGtccttccaccatggccctTGCTTGTTGCTCACCACCGTGGTGTCCTCCAGCGCTCTGCGATCGATGGGCTTCCGCGCACTTAcagccatgatgaagtcGGGTTGGTTAACGATATCCCATAATACTGCCACCAACTCCCATCAAGAAGATATATACGGAGATTGTAGCAGATCCTATGGAATGTGATGTCTAATCAAGACAAGCTTGCCCAGGCTATTATCCGGGGTCAAAACCTGGGGGAACTGCGGGGCTGATCGCGCAGATCCCTCCTCCAGGTTGCATGAGAGGTTCGGCCTAAAGCAATCCGAGGCGGCTGGGAAACACCATGCGAGCAGCTCAGACAGCTGGTGGCGATCTCCTGATTCTCCTGTTGGTGGAAAATGTATTCCTAGTGCGAGTGACTGCGTCGCCACGAGCAAGGGCTGACCTGAAATTGACTTTCGGGTTGAAGGCTTCCACTAGATTTGCTGCTACTAATTACTGCTTCTCTTGCTTTTCAAGACTTATCACATGCTCCTCATTGTGCCAGGTTATTGACATCGAATTGTAGCACGGTCACCTTCCTTTtaccttcctcttcgtctctcAATATGAGAATAGACAGAAGCCCAAATTTTGTAaaggcttcttcgtcgatcAGCGGCTCTCCACTGTATCCATGTTCTCTCCATACTACACTCATTTCTCCATTTATACCAGTCATATTCCTCCGCGCAATCAACATTTCACTCTCCGTATTCGACGGAAGTATGAAGAAGACAGCATTGAGCTTCTCGCTATGGACAAGTTTTCCTCGAGGTCCGGTAGGCGTAGGGTATATGTCAGGTATTGGGAAGAAACTCCACTGATTGTCCGATGGGGAGCGGTAGTAGTGTATCCATGTTTCCTTTCCGGTGGTGTTCTCTCGATTCAATACATGCACTCCTCCCTCGGAGTCAACGTACTGTGCCTCCTGATTCATGATACCGCTGTTTCTAGGGATATCCCTGACGAGTAGCCGGCTATCTTGGGACTCGAGTCCGGTCCCTGGACGTGCTGACAATATAGCCACTGAATTTTGGTTTGACCCGCTCCATGTAGTGCCATTATCCCGACTATATGCATAATATAGCCCTTCGTTATTCTCGGGGCCATTGGGTCCAGCTTGGGCTTTGTGGGCTGTGGAAGCACAGTCGTTCGCTCCTTCGTACTCGATAAAGTGTCGGTTAGTCCAAGTGACGTGAAGACTATTCGTTGGTAGATGATAAGATATCCCATTTGGATACGGGTTACACTGTCTTCCAACTAGATAGGTTCCCAGTTGGACGAATTGCGCAGTGTCAGAACTGTAGCGATACAGGACATCGGAGCCGGCACCTGCTCTACGGGCTGAATGTCagattctgcttcttcggagTTTTGCGCATTACATACTTTCCAATGCGACACTCGAAGTACATGTCTTTTTCAGCAGGTATGAATCGTGGATATGTAACGTCCAACAGACCGTCGCAGCCGGGTAGATGATCTAGAACCG harbors:
- a CDS encoding BNR repeat-containing protein (CAZy:GH145;~COG:S;~EggNog:ENOG410PMFZ;~PFAM:PF15892), producing MTIPSITALGDDPNTTHRLNACAYQQSAITTSGSIQYVAFYTSLEGSDSRRVTIARHDVRDPASDWQYLTFEDYNQTTDDGHNTISIGICGGDGTIHVSFDHHCDALKYRISRPGLAADPSESSWTASNFSPVLDHLPGCDGLLDVTYPRFIPAEKDMYFECRIGKAGAGSDVLYRYSSDTAQFVQLGTYLVGRQCNPYPNGISYHLPTNSLHVTWTNRHFIEYEGANDCASTAHKAQAGPNGPENNEGLYYAYSRDNGTTWSGSNQNSVAILSARPGTGLESQDSRLLVRDIPRNSGIMNQEAQYVDSEGGVHVLNRENTTGKETWIHYYRSPSDNQWSFFPIPDIYPTPTGPRGKLVHSEKLNAVFFILPSNTESEMLIARRNMTGINGEMSVVWREHGYSGEPLIDEEAFTKFGLLSILILRDEEEGKRKVTVLQFDVNNLAQ